The Tenuifilum thalassicum genome includes the window ACTGTAGTTGGCGTACCGATAGGGTTAACGAACAACTTCTAGTTGATAAAGGTATAATTGAATTCGACCTTGCTCAAAAAGGTGCCGATGTATTTACAACTGAAGCTTACCTATCTGGACAGTATGAAGCTAGGGTTAAAAAATTATTACCTAGCCTAGACCCTGAGAAACCCGAAGGACGCCATGTCCGCTTTAGCGATGGTATTCTCTTGCCAAAATATCGCCTCCCAACCGAAGCAGAATGGGAATTTGCAGCCTCGGGTCTTGTAGGAAATACCTACGATGAACGTATGGTTGAACGCAGAATTTATCCTTGGAATGGACATAACGTTCGTAACCCCGATCCTAAGGTTCGTGGGCAATTAATGGCAAACTTTGTTCGTGGTCGTGGTGACTATATGGGGTTAGCTGGTAACCTAAATGATGAAAACACATTCCCAGGACCAGTTAAATCATATTGGCCTAACGATTATGGTCTGTACTGTATGGCTGGTAATGTTAACGAATGGGTTCTTGATGTTTACCGTCCTTTAACTTATGAAGATTTTGATGAGGTTCGTCCTTTCCGCGGTAATGTATTTAAAACCCCTTACGATAAAGATGGTAATTACGCTAAAAAAGATAGCCTAGGTAGAATCCCATATCGTGAAGTTACCGAGGAGGAAGCCGCTGAGCGACATAACTACAATAAAGCTTACTACATCAACTATAAAGATGGTGATGTGGCTTCAACTCTCGATTTCCGCGATGGTGCTACAATTAAGGAGAAAAATTCTGATAGAATGTATTACCAGGGTGATGCTCAAATGAAAAATGCTGGAATGACAACTCTTATAAACGACCATGTTAGAGTTTATAAAGGTGGTTCGTGGAAAGATAGAGCATACTGGTTAAGCCCTGGCGCTCGTCGCTTCTTAGATGAAAAGCGCTCTACTAACGATTTAGGATTCCGCTGTGCCATGGAAGCTGT containing:
- a CDS encoding SUMF1/EgtB/PvdO family nonheme iron enzyme; amino-acid sequence: MSLKYKTLFLAAAGIFGLNSCGMFGGGGGGTGNVSEKTGWNYNDPENGGFEVVTDWQPEAGPGLVFIEGGTFIMGRVEQDVMYDWNATPRRVTVTSFYMDETEISNVDWREYVHWIKRVYSEYPNVVKNALPDTLVWRSPLGYNEPFVTDYFRHPAYNDYPVVGVNWLQANDYCSWRTDRVNEQLLVDKGIIEFDLAQKGADVFTTEAYLSGQYEARVKKLLPSLDPEKPEGRHVRFSDGILLPKYRLPTEAEWEFAASGLVGNTYDERMVERRIYPWNGHNVRNPDPKVRGQLMANFVRGRGDYMGLAGNLNDENTFPGPVKSYWPNDYGLYCMAGNVNEWVLDVYRPLTYEDFDEVRPFRGNVFKTPYDKDGNYAKKDSLGRIPYREVTEEEAAERHNYNKAYYINYKDGDVASTLDFRDGATIKEKNSDRMYYQGDAQMKNAGMTTLINDHVRVYKGGSWKDRAYWLSPGARRFLDEKRSTNDLGFRCAMEAVGAQSARKRGERVGAR